The genomic interval ATAGAAGGGGTAAAGCTTGAACAACTTCTTTTGATTGCATACAGAAAGTTACATGGTGAGGACAAGACGTTTTTCCAACTTGATAGAGAGATGAAAAACCTTGCTTCCGAAGTGGGACTATCTTATGAATTTTTTGAAAGATTTGTCAACCTTGGGTTTTCTGGTGGAGAGAGGAAAAAAGGGGAAATATTGCAGGCAAGATTTTTAAAACCAAAGTTATTGATTTTAGATGAGATCGATTCCGGTCTTGATGTTGATGCACTAAGGCTTGTTGCAAATCAAATAAATAAGATAAAGGAAGAAGGTACCTCATTGCTGATTATAACCCACTATTCAAGAATTTTGAATTACATCAACGTTGATAAGGTACATGTATACGTTGATGGTAAAGTGGCTTTAACTGGTGACAAGTCCCTTGCTTACGAAGTTGAAGAAACTGGTTATGCGATAGTTAATGATACACGCAACAGTAAGTAACTGTAAGGAGGGATAATAAATGAATGATCTTAACAAACTACTTTACGAGTTAAAACGGAAAGAAAATTTTGAGTTGAAATTAAATGTATCTGCTGCGTTGAAATTACCTGCAGGTTTGGATAAAAGGCTTGTGTATGAAATCTCTAAAGCGAAGGATGAACCAGAATGGATGCTCAATCATAGAATGAAATCTTTTGAAATATTTGAAAAATGGCACGAACCTGACTGGGGTGTCGATCGAAGTGAGCTTGATCTTTCTAAGATAGTGCCATATGTAAAACCTAATGCAAAGAAAACAACAACGTGGGAAGAAGTACCACAAGAGATCAAGGAAGCGTTTGATAGACTTGGTATTCCTGAGGCAGAGAGAAAATATTTAGCTGGCGTTGGCGCACAGTTTGATTCTGAAATGGTTTATAAAAACATTAAAGAGGAACTTAAAAAATTAGGGGTCATATTTATCGATATTGAAACAGCTGTTAAGGAATACCCAGAACTTGTGAAAGAATATTTTATGAAGCTTGTTCCTCCAACAGATAACAAGTACGCTGCCCTGCACGGTGCTCTCTGGAGCGGTGGTACGTTCCTTTATGTACCAAAAGGCGTTAAAGTACCTTTGCCATTACAATCTTATTTTTTGTTTGGTAATCCTGGAGGCGGGCAATTTGAGCATTCCGTTATAATCGCAGATGAAGGGAGCGAGGTCACTTACATAGAAGGATGTACGGCACCTAAGTACGATGTTGTAAATCTTCACGTAGGTACTGTTGAAGTTTATGTTAAGAAGGGGGCCAAATTAAAATACCTTACTATGCAAAACTGGAGCAAAAACATGTTTAATCTCGAGATAAAGCGTGCAATAGCCGAAGATGATGCTGTTATGACTTGGGTATCTGGTTCTTTTGGAAGCTACAAAACTATGGTTTATCCAGCTACCATACTGAAAGGGGATAATTCTGTTTCTGAAAATGTCTCAATATCATTTGCTGGACCTGGCCAACATATTGATACTGGTTCAAAAGTAATTCACATAGGTAGAAACACCCGCTCTACAGTCGACTCAAGAAGTATAAGTATAGGTGGAGGTTGGTCCTTTTACAGAGGACTTCTCAAGATAATGGAAAATGCACGCGGTTCAAAAGCAACGGTAAGTTGTACAGGTTTAATGATAGATAACAAATCAAAAAGTGATACCGTGCCTATTATAGAAGTATACAATACAGACTCTGATGTTGGACACGAAGCAAAAATCGGCAGAATAAAAGACGAGCAAATTTTTTACTTAATGACTAGAGGTTTAAATGAACTTGAAGCCAAAGGGTTGATTGTTAAAGGTTTTATACAACCAGTTGTCCAGCAACTACCTTTCGAGTATGCTATAGAACTAAACAGACTTGTTGAAATGGAAATTGAATCATCCATCGGCTGATAATAAATTTAATCTTTAGTAGG from Fervidobacterium sp. carries:
- the sufC gene encoding Fe-S cluster assembly ATPase SufC; its protein translation is MLLEVKNLTAKLVEGEKLILKGVDLVVNPSEVHIIMGPNGSGKSTLANVIMGNPKYEVTSGDIIFEGESILQLKTDERARKGIMMTFQNPYEIEGVKLEQLLLIAYRKLHGEDKTFFQLDREMKNLASEVGLSYEFFERFVNLGFSGGERKKGEILQARFLKPKLLILDEIDSGLDVDALRLVANQINKIKEEGTSLLIITHYSRILNYINVDKVHVYVDGKVALTGDKSLAYEVEETGYAIVNDTRNSK
- the sufB gene encoding Fe-S cluster assembly protein SufB, which produces MNDLNKLLYELKRKENFELKLNVSAALKLPAGLDKRLVYEISKAKDEPEWMLNHRMKSFEIFEKWHEPDWGVDRSELDLSKIVPYVKPNAKKTTTWEEVPQEIKEAFDRLGIPEAERKYLAGVGAQFDSEMVYKNIKEELKKLGVIFIDIETAVKEYPELVKEYFMKLVPPTDNKYAALHGALWSGGTFLYVPKGVKVPLPLQSYFLFGNPGGGQFEHSVIIADEGSEVTYIEGCTAPKYDVVNLHVGTVEVYVKKGAKLKYLTMQNWSKNMFNLEIKRAIAEDDAVMTWVSGSFGSYKTMVYPATILKGDNSVSENVSISFAGPGQHIDTGSKVIHIGRNTRSTVDSRSISIGGGWSFYRGLLKIMENARGSKATVSCTGLMIDNKSKSDTVPIIEVYNTDSDVGHEAKIGRIKDEQIFYLMTRGLNELEAKGLIVKGFIQPVVQQLPFEYAIELNRLVEMEIESSIG